The segment GAGTATTTAAAATAGCTTCAATTTCTCTTTTTGAAAGTTTTCCTGTTTCAAATTCTAATTCTTCTGATATATGTTTAACTTCAGCTTCTCTTACTTCTTTTATAGTAGGTATTGCTATTAAATGTTCTGGTGTAAAACAGCAATATCCAATCTCATCAAATTCTTTTCTAATATCTATCCATTCTTGTTCTGTTATTACTTGTAAAGCAGTAGGGAAAAGGATATTATTCTCTTTAAAGAAATGGTTTGCAAGAAGACTACTTAAAGATCTGGCAACTTCATTAAATTGCTTTTTAACTTCTTTGAAATCCATGGTATTATAATTCTCTATTAAATTATAAAATTGCTTCTTTTTCTCTCTTATTTGATTATGTTCCATCCACATTATAGCTGGTGGTTCTGTAATACCATGTTTTTCTAAATATGGAAAAAGCACATTTTCTTCTCTTAAATAATGTTTTTCTGAATCATGAAATTCTTCTGATATATGTTTAAGATTATGCATTTCTTTAATAATATCATTTACTTGTTGAATTCTATTTGTAACATTGATAAACTCTTCTGAAAGTTTTAACATAATTTTATGTTCTTCTATAAGTATATTGATTGGATGCCATGATGGAATTTCAAATTTTTGTTTTTCTAATTGTTCTCTGAAAACAGCTAGATGAATATCGCATAATCTTTGAATTTCTTCTCTAGGTATTCCTTCTTTTATAAGTTCTTGTTCAACTCTAGCTATTTCAAGTGGACTTATACCCTCAAGAATTTGTTTAAATTTTTCTTTTATTTCCTCTGGTAA is part of the Nitrososphaerota archaeon genome and harbors:
- a CDS encoding DUF438 domain-containing protein, which gives rise to MNEEKKKTIMEIIKQLHRGALPEEIKEKFKQILEGISPLEIARVEQELIKEGIPREEIQRLCDIHLAVFREQLEKQKFEIPSWHPINILIEEHKIMLKLSEEFINVTNRIQQVNDIIKEMHNLKHISEEFHDSEKHYLREENVLFPYLEKHGITEPPAIMWMEHNQIREKKKQFYNLIENYNTMDFKEVKKQFNEVARSLSSLLANHFFKENNILFPTALQVITEQEWIDIRKEFDEIGYCCFTPEHLIAIPTIKEVREAEVKHISEELEFETGKLSKREIEAILNT